The Naumovozyma dairenensis CBS 421 chromosome 1, complete genome genome includes a region encoding these proteins:
- the NDAI0A03820 gene encoding NAD(P)H-dependent oxidoreductase, whose protein sequence is MTTSNAIKKVLIIFAHPDRRSLNGSLLDATVKRLESQGREVKVSDLYGMNWKSEITEDDFPETHEKGTRLKVVSESLNAFQHHKLTPDVVAEQEKLKWADLVIFQFPLWWGTVPAILKGWVERVFSAGLAYALPERYGNGTFAGKKGMLMVTAGGEKIHFSATGILGPIDDILFPIQRGMLFYTGMSVLPPFITYSANYIPDEEFGPILERLYDHLQALDSLKPIPFRKQAEDYDPKTRQLKKEIVEASNEKGFSLHIRKD, encoded by the coding sequence ATGACAACTTCTAACGCTATCAAAAAAGTTCTAATCATTTTTGCTCATCCAGACCGTAGATCGTTGAATGGATCCCTATTAGATGCTACTGTTAAGAGATTAGAATCCCAAGGCCGTGAAGTCAAAGTCTCAGATTTGTACGgaatgaattggaaatcaGAAATCACAGAAGATGACTTCCCCGAGACTCATGAAAAGGGAACAAGATTAAAGGTCGTAAGCGAATCCTTAAATGCGTTCCAACATCATAAATTGACACCAGATGTCGTTgctgaacaagaaaaattgaaatgggCCGATTTAGTCATCTTCCAATTCCCATTATGGTGGGGAACTGTTCCTGCTATCTTGAAAGGTTGGGTGGAAAGAGTCTTTAGTGCTGGGTTAGCATATGCCCTACCTGAAAGGTACGGTAATGGTACCTTTGCTGGTAAGAAAGGAATGCTTATGGTTACCGCTGGTGGTGAAAAGATTCATTTTTCTGCAACGGGTATACTGGGTccaattgatgatattttatttcctaTTCAACGTGGAATGTTATTTTACACTGGGATGAGTGTTTTACCACCATTCATTACATATTCAGCTAACTATATAcctgatgaagaattcgGTCCTATTTTAGAACGTTTGTATGACCATCTCCAAGCCCTTGATTCGTTAAAACCAATCCCATTTAGAAAGCAAGCCGAGGATTATGATCCAAAGACCAGacaattgaagaaagagatTGTGGAAGCAAGCAATGAAAAGGGATTCTCTTTACATATTCGTAAggattaa
- the MIR1 gene encoding Mir1p (similar to Saccharomyces cerevisiae MIR1 (YJR077C); ancestral locus Anc_1.536), producing the protein MASITPSHNIPNYSASDYFKFAIAGAIGCGSTHSSLVPVDVVKTRIQLEPAVYNKGMIGSFRKIIADEGAGALMTGFGPTLLGYSVQGAFKFGGYEVFKKLSIDLIGYDNAVNYKNSVYMGSAAVAEFFADIALCPLEATRIRLVSQPQFANGLVSGFSRIMKEEGIGSFYNGFTPILFKQIPYNIAKFLVFERASELYYKLVGGKDSLSDLANTGINLLSGLTAGFAAAIVSQPADTLLSKVNKTKKAPGQSTIGLLAQLAKQLGFVGSFAGLPTRLVMVGTLTSLQFGIYGSLKKTLGCGPTITIGSGGH; encoded by the coding sequence ATGGCATCCATTACACCATCACATAATATTCCTAACTACTCAGCATCTGATTATTTCAAGTTTGCCATTGCTGGTGCCATCGGTTGTGGTTCAACTCATAGTTCTCTAGTTCCAGTCGATGTGGTGAAGACAAGAATTCAATTGGAACCAGCCGTCTACAACAAAGGTATGATTGGTTCGTTCCGTAAGATCATTGCAGATGAAGGTGCTGGTGCATTAATGACAGGATTTGGTCCAACTTTATTAGGTTACTCTGTGCAAGGTGCTTTCAAATTTGGTGGTTATGAAGTGTTTAAGAAATTGTCTATTGATTTGATCGGATATGATAATGCAGTTAATTATAAGAATTCAGTTTATATGGGATCTGCTGCAGTTGCTGAATTTTTTGCCGATATTGCCCTATGTCCCTTGGAAGCCACTAGAATTAGATTGGTTTCACAACCACAATTCGCTAACGGGTTAGTTAGTGGATTTTCAAGAATCATGAAGGAAGAAGGTATTGGATCATTTTATAATGGGTTTACACCTATCTTATTCAAACAAATTCCATATAATATTGCCAAGTTTTTAGTATTTGAACGTGCCTCTGAATTATATTACAAATTAGTTGGTGGTAAAGATAGCCTATCTGATTTAGCAAATACAGGTATCAACTTGTTATCTGGTCTAACTGCAGGTTTTGCTGCAGCTATTGTTTCCCAACCTGCCGATACTTTACTATCTAAGGTCAACAAGACTAAGAAGGCACCAGGTCAATCTACCATTGGGTTATTGGCTCAATTAGCTAAACAATTAGGTTTTGTTGGTTCTTTTGCTGGTTTACCTACTCGTCTAGTTATGGTTGGTACTTTAACATCATTACAATTCGGTATATACGGTAGTTTGAAGAAAACGTTGGGATGTGGTCCAACCATTACTATCGGTTCCGGTGGTCATTAA